A part of Oncorhynchus gorbuscha isolate QuinsamMale2020 ecotype Even-year linkage group LG09, OgorEven_v1.0, whole genome shotgun sequence genomic DNA contains:
- the LOC124044417 gene encoding interleukin-1 receptor-like 1 → CTWEHNGTVLNTSASRRLKIQAPSASHPPQINLPRNGSTETTDLYTTKKLRCEAFCGQNIEDNCHVWWEINGMKVGSQQQGYSVNTTSDVEVSSMRSIFTAILTINTVTMRDLQSKFTCVAMNDQKWDYAVVTLKLRRFMFMGLCVVLLLFFLLAAVAIKVFDIDLALLFRGVFKCCGRSEDGKVYDAYVVYQMDGVDKEREEKVYHFVSIVLPTVLEQKCGFRLFIHGRDDLPGEDRLELVEACMQLSRRLIVILTPSSSTLSGSGGQGSCGYTSLLTTAEDYECQVGLYQALVHSEMNVILIQLGDMGEGGYTHLPPGLQHLVRKNAPLMWHEGRRGSMLPNSSFWKRVRYMMPWPRHSTSFDNQFI, encoded by the exons TGCACGTGGGAGCACAATGGGACGGTTCTCAACACTTCTGCATCCAGGAGACTAAAGATCCAAG ctCCCTCTGCCTCGCATCCTCCTCAGATCAACCTGCCTAGAAACGGAAGCacagagaccactgacctgt ACACCACTAAGAAGTTGAGGTGTGAAGCGTTTTGTGGGCAGAACATTGAAGACAACTGTCACGTGTGGTGGGAGATAAATGGAATGAAAGTGGGCTCGCAGCAGCAAGGCTACTCGGTGAACACCACCAG cGATGTGGAGGTATCTTCAATGCGGAGTATCTTCACAGCTATCCTGACCATAAACACAGTGACTATGAGGGACCTCCAGTCAAAGTTCACATGTGTTGCAATGAACGACCAGAAATGGGATTATGCAGTGGTTACTCTCAAGCTAAGAC ggTTTATGTTTATGGGTCTATGTGTGGTGCTACTGCTCTTCTTCTTGCTAGCTGCTGTGGCCATCAAAGTCTTTGACATCGATCTGGCACTCCTCTTCCGTGGAGTTTTCAAATGCTGTGGTCGATCTGAGG atgggaaGGTATATGATGCTTACGTTGTCTACCAGATGGATGGCGTAGAcaaggaaagggaggagaaagTGTATCACTTTGTGAGCATTGTTCTGCCCACTGTCCTGGAGCAGAAGTGTGGCTTTAGACTTTTCATCCACGGCAGAGACGACTTACCTGGAGAAG ACCGCTTGGAGTTGGTGGAGGCCTGCATGCAGCTGAGCAGGAGGCTCATTGTCATCCTGACCCCCAGCTCAAGCACATTGTCAGGCTCAGGAGGTCAAGGGTCATGTGGCTACACGTCTTTGTTGACCACAGCGGAGGACTATGAGTGTCAGGTGGGGCTCTACCAGGCTCTGGTCCACAGTGAGATGAACGTCATCCTCATCCAGCTGGGGGACATGGGGGAGGGTGGCTACACACACCTACCCCCCGGCCTGCAGCACCTGGTCCGCAAGAATGCCCCCTTAATGTGGCATGAGGGAAGGCGTGGGTCGATGCTGCCCAACTCAAGCTTCTGGAAGAGGGTGCGTTACATGATGCCTTGGCCACGCCACTCGACTAGTTTTGACAACCAGTTCATATGA
- the LOC124043917 gene encoding 1-acyl-sn-glycerol-3-phosphate acyltransferase gamma-like: protein MGLLAYLKTQFVLQLLLGFVFVVSGLIINFIQLLTCVLWPFNKQLYRRINTRLSYSLWSQLVMLLEWWSGTECTLYTDQATVEKFGTEHVIIILNHNYEIDFLCGWTMCERYGVLGSSKVLAKHELLKVPLIGWTWYFLEIVFCKRKWEEDRDTVFRGLDRLKDYPEFMWFLLYCEGTRFTEKKHQISMEVAESKGLPKLKYHLLPRTKGFTTTLKCLKGTVSAVYDVTLNFKDHQVPTLLGIINGKKYMADMRIRRFPVDEIPEDEKECANWLHKLYQEKDALQEHYHKEGTFPGPTITPPRRLWTLLNFLFWATLLLSPLINFACGVVVSGSPLLILGFSLFLIIASIAIRRLIGVTEIKKTGSSYGDEGSKKQN, encoded by the exons ATGGGTCTGTTAGCCTATCTGAAGACCCAGTTTGTTCTGCAGCTCCTCCTGGGCTTTGTGTTCGTGGTGAGCGGCCTCATCATCAACTTCATCCAGCTCCTCACCTGTGTCTTGTGGCCCTTCAACAAGCAGCTCTACCGCAGGATCAACACCAGGCTCTCCTACTCCCTCTGGAGCC AGCTGGTGATGCTGCTAGAGTGGTGGTCGGGCACCGAATGCACCCTTTATACAGACCAGGCCACGGTGGAAAAGTTTGGCACGGAGCACGTCATCATCATCCTCAACCACAACTACGAGATTGACTTCCTCTGCGGCTGGACGATGTGTGAGCGATACGGAGTCCTAGGG AGTTCCAAGGTGCTGGCCAAACATGAGCTGCTGAAAGTGCCTCTGATTGGATGGACCTGGTACTTCCTGGAAATTGTGTTCTGTAAGAGGAagtgggaggaggacagagacactgtgttcagAGGTCTGGACAGACTCAAAGACTACCCGGAGTTTATGTGG TTCCTGCTGTACTGCGAAGGCACTCGCTTCACAGAGAAGAAACACCAGATCAGTATGGAAGTGGCAGAGAGTAAAGGCCTGCCCAAGCTCAAATACCACCTGCTGCCCAGGACCAAAGGCTTCACCACAACACTGAAATGCCTCAAGGGCACAG TGTCTGCCGTGTATGACGTCACACTGAATTTCAAAGACCACCAAGTCCCCACTCTGTTGGGCATAATCAACGGCAAGAAATACATGGCAGATATGAGAATCAG acGGTTCCCTGTAGATGAGATCCCAGAAGATGAGAAGGAGTGTGCCAACTGGCTTCATAAGCTTTACCAGGAGAAG GATGCTCTGCAAGAACACTATCATAAAGAGGGCACTTTCCCAGGTCCCACCATCACCCCTCCTCGCCGGTTGTGGACGCTACTTAACTTCTTGTTCTGGGCGACCCTGCTGCTCTCGCCCCTCATAAACTTCGCCTGCGGTGTGGTGGTCAGTGGCTCCCCCCTCCTCATCCTCGGCTTCAGCCTCTTCCTTATCATTG CCTCCATAGCCATCCGGCGCCTGATCGGTGTCACCGAGATAAAGAAGACGGGCTCCAGTTACGGCGACGAGGGGTCTAAGAAACAGAACTAG